One segment of Heterodontus francisci isolate sHetFra1 chromosome 26, sHetFra1.hap1, whole genome shotgun sequence DNA contains the following:
- the LOC137384583 gene encoding voltage-dependent calcium channel gamma-4 subunit-like: protein MAWCEPGVQMLFTMIGAFAAFSLMSIAIGTDYWLHSRAYICNGTNGTADENQVKKEKGSMIHSGLWRVCCVEGLQRGNCFRINYFPEDDDYDQEGSEYLLRIVRASSLFPILSAILLLLAGLCVGAGKLYSSKTNIILSAGILFVAAGLSNIIGIIVYISSNTGDPWDKNDDDKKSLYSYGWSFYFGALSFIVAEMAGVLAVSIYIDKNKAVRTRSHREYLRTSSSPYARMSSSRYRQRRRSRSSSRSEEPSPAREISAAANLKVVSTMVPLSEISMYTLSRDANKAVVRSAHYPEQEESFLQVHNCFQKELKEGLNMMNRRTTPV, encoded by the exons ATGGCCTGGTGCGAGCCCGGGGTGCAGATGCTCTTCACTATGATCGGAGCCTTCGCCGCTTTCAGTCTGATGAGCATCGCCATTGGCACCGATTACTGGCTTCACTCCCGGGCTTACATCTGTAACGGGACTAACGGCACCGCCGATGAAAACCAGGTGAAGAAGGAGAAAGGGTCCATGATCCACTCGGGTCTCTGGAGGGTTTGCTGCGTGGAAG GCCTTCAGAGAGGAAATTGCTTCAGAATCAATTACTTTCCTGAAGATGATGATTACGATCAGGAGGGTTCAGAATACCTTTTAC GCATTGTCCGTGCTTCCAGTTTATTCCCCATCCTGAGTGCCATTCTGCTGCTCTTGGCCGGTCTGTGTGTTGGAGCTGGAAAATTGTACAGTAGCAAAACCAACATTATCCTTAGTGCTGGCATCTTATTTGTAGCAGCAG GCCTGAGTAACATTATCGGGATAATCGTGTATATATCGAGCAACACGGGCGACCCCTGGGATAAGAATGACGATGACAAGAAGAGCCTGTATTCTTATGGGTGGTCCTTTTACTTTGGGGCTTTGTCCTTTATTGTGGCTGAGATGGCAGGAGTCCTCGCTGTCAGTATTTACATCGACAAAAACAAAGCGGTGAGGACCCGGTCACACCGGGAGTATCTGAGGACCTCCTCCTCACCCTACGCCAGGATGTCCAGCTCCAGATACAGGCAAAGGAGGAGATCCAGGTCCAGCTCCAGGTCTGAGGAGCCCTCCCCGGCCCGAGAAATCTCCGCTGCTGCCAACCTAAAGGTGGTGAGCACCATGGTCCCATTGAGTGAGATCTCCATGTACACCCTGTCCAGAGATGCGAACAAAGCGGTAGTCAGATCCGCCCACTACCCGGAGCAGGAAGAGAGCTTCCTCCAAGTTCATAACTGCTTCCAGAAGGAACTGAAGGAAGGGCTCAACATGATGAACAGGCGGACAACGCCAGTCTGA